From Flavobacteriales bacterium, a single genomic window includes:
- a CDS encoding RNA methyltransferase produces MNKKIKNEELGRLNITDFKSADKSPIYIVIDNLRSLNNIGSIFRTADAFRVKKIFICGISATPPHKEIHKTALGATESVAWEYFEKTEHCIQFLQQKSIECFALEQTKDSISLDQFSYPTGKEIAIVLGNEVEGVQQTVVNLCEHAIEIPQYGTKHSFNVSVSNGICLWEIFQKWKDTL; encoded by the coding sequence ATGAACAAAAAAATAAAAAACGAAGAACTCGGAAGACTCAATATCACCGATTTTAAAAGTGCTGATAAAAGTCCTATTTATATCGTGATTGATAATCTGCGTTCCTTAAATAATATTGGTTCTATTTTTCGAACTGCAGATGCATTTAGGGTAAAAAAAATCTTTATCTGCGGAATATCTGCAACCCCGCCGCATAAAGAAATCCATAAAACCGCACTTGGAGCAACGGAGTCTGTAGCATGGGAATATTTTGAAAAAACGGAACACTGTATTCAGTTTTTACAGCAAAAATCCATTGAATGTTTTGCTTTAGAACAAACAAAAGACAGCATTTCATTAGATCAGTTTAGTTATCCTACAGGAAAAGAAATAGCAATTGTTTTAGGAAATGAAGTAGAAGGTGTACAACAAACGGTTGTAAACCTCTGTGAGCATGCCATTGAAATTCCACAATATGGAACAAAACATTCTTTTAATGTTTCGGTAAGTAATGGTATTTGTCTTTGGGAAATTTTTCAAAAATGGAAAGATACTTTGTAG
- a CDS encoding DUF1801 domain-containing protein → MAKKGGMPTYKTIDDYIENQKIEAQEILKEIRAIIHQTLPDVEEVENTKAPNFKLNPKNKSNQQLMMAAYAKFVSFYPFPSTLEAFKDQLGDFELGKGVVKFPFNQNLPKELLQEMIRYRYQELDKE, encoded by the coding sequence ATGGCAAAAAAAGGCGGAATGCCCACATATAAAACTATTGATGATTATATCGAAAATCAAAAAATTGAGGCTCAAGAAATTTTAAAAGAAATCAGAGCCATTATTCATCAAACCCTCCCAGATGTTGAGGAAGTGGAAAACACTAAAGCTCCAAATTTTAAGTTGAATCCTAAAAACAAAAGCAACCAACAACTTATGATGGCTGCTTATGCTAAATTTGTATCCTTCTACCCTTTTCCGTCAACTTTAGAGGCGTTTAAAGACCAACTAGGTGATTTTGAATTGGGAAAAGGAGTGGTGAAGTTTCCGTTCAATCAAAATTTACCAAAAGAACTCCTTCAAGAAATGATTCGCTATCGTTATCAAGAACTTGATAAAGAATAA